The following are from one region of the Siniperca chuatsi isolate FFG_IHB_CAS linkage group LG21, ASM2008510v1, whole genome shotgun sequence genome:
- the znf750 gene encoding zinc finger protein 750: METAQERKPKRPHYIPRPPGKPFKYQCFQCPFTCNEKSHLFNHMKYNLCKNSISLMSQKNGQTARQVKAVAKEVPVKSTDCPSPLPAVQNNSPEKQGAEENKAESRHDTEEVDVACDSPVNKDSQIVTKSNTVTERENRESNEAKSLPRPSAFYPVTPKSDGTEAFKSSVQQSEDSQAPVATFNHPGFPWDTISSSIPLKPFPPRMVPEYSPYLLSDRTLYPPYYLPGNHHANESNSPSFRPEFMDPQRPVVPQPIAPPHTSLFPPYPYRYCHPLHPGSPLHYTLYRPHELSMPITGPRFLPLDLYGPTLGPKDYDLYMHSHPSHNSLNTSTQEKSNHGQSGDKETRLSPKEGCSALGSPDRPSHAHILQRDTEAELYTNKGESQTTTQLGHTSTAMQPIKTDLRQEASAESLLQLRTLHVDGGSAENNRYSSISVFESCPETTSEQDNKDNREDLAPLNLSTRNLDKEKSPSDHRLRCSDTEKLKGEELPLNLSLRASYSSPAHSSALSTSDDLQQRPDTELDEEPCDQRQTAALALCQLASASSAASSCHFSTADGPSEDCTGARSPGFLEKTKHTTKAKAKGMKRANSGRAESNCHKPNKRAKAPGRALRRRPRCC; the protein is encoded by the exons ATGGAAACTGCTCAGGAACGCAAGCCAAAAAGGCCCCACTACATTCCCCGACCACCAGGCAAGCCCTTCAAGTACCAGTGTTTCCAGTGTCCTTTCACCTGCAACGAAAAGTCCCACCTCTTCAACCACATGAAATACAACTTGTGTAAAAACTCCATCTCCCTGATGTCACAGAAAAATGGGCAAACAGCCCGACAGGTCAAGGCTGTAGCAAAGGAAGTCCCTGTCAAATCTACAGATTGTCCAAGCCCCCTGCCGGCAGTTCAGAACAATAGTCCTGAGAAACAGGGAGCTGAGGAGAACAAAGCTGAGAGCAGACATGACACAGAAGAAGTTGATGTTGCGTGTGACAGTCCAGTCAATAAGGACAGCCAGATTGTGACAAAATCAAATAcagtaacagagagagagaacagggagAGCAATGAGGCCAAGTCTCTGCCGCGCCCATCTGCTTTCTACCCTGTCACACCCAAAAGTGACGGAACAGAAGCCTTCAAGTCATCAGTGCAGCAGTCAGAGGATTCGCAAGCACCTGTTGCCACTTTCAACCACCCAGGCTTCCCATGGGACACGATTTCATCATCCATTCCCTTAAAACCATTCCCCCCTCGCATGGTTCCTGAATACTCTCCTTATCTCCTGTCTGACCGGACCCTGTATCCACCATACTACCTCCCGGGAAACCACCATGCAAATGAGTCAAACTCTCCTTCCTTCCGGCCAGAGTTTATGGATCCCCAGAGGCCTGTGGTACCACAACCCATTGCCCCACCTCACACTTCCCTCTTTCCCCCATACCCATATAGATACTGCCACCCTCTTCACCCCGGGTCCCCTCTGCATTATACCCTGTACAGACCCCATGAGCTTTCCATGCCAATTACAGGACCAAGATTTCTTCCTTTGGATTTGTATGGCCCTACCCTTGGGCCTAAGGATTATGACTTATATATGCATTCACATCCCAGTCACAACAGCCTCAACACATCTACACAAGAGAAGAGCAACCATGGACAAAGTGGAGACAAGGAAACCAGGCTAAGCCCTAAAGAGGGCTGTTCAGCCTTGGGGTCCCCTGACAGACCCAGTCATGCACACATCCTCCAGAGAGATACAGAGGCTGAGCTCTACACCAACAAGGGTGAGTCACAGACAACCACCCAACTAGGACACACATCTACAGCCATGCAACCCATCAAAACTGACTTAAGACAAGAGGCCTCTGCAGAAAGCTTGCTGCAGTTAAGAACTCTGCATGTGGATGGAGG ATCAGCTGAGAACAACAGATATtcctctatttctgtctttgagTCATGTCCTGAAACTACATCAGAACAAGATAATAAGGACAACAGAGAAGATCTGGCCCCCCTCAACCTCTCAACAAGGAACctggacaaagaaaaaagtcCATCTGACCACAGACTGAGGTGCTCAGACACAGAGAAATTAAAAGGGGAAGAGTTGCCTCTGAACCTCAGCCTGCGGGCTTCTTATAGCAGCCCTGCACACAGCTCTGCCCTAAGCACTTCAGATGATCTTCAGCAAAGGCCAGACACTGAGCTGGATGAAGAACCATGTGACCAGAGGCAGACTGCAGCACTGGCACTCTGTCAGCTAGCCAGTGCAAGCTCTGCTGCCTCTTCATGTCACTTCAGCACTGCAGACGGGCCCTCAGAGGATTGCACAGGCGCTAGAAGTCCTGGCTTTCTAGAGAAGACCAAGCACACAACCAAGGCTAAGGCAAAGGGAATGAAAAGAGCGAACAGTGGCCGGGCTGAAAGCAACTGCcataaaccaaacaaaagagcaaaagCACCAGGGCGGGCTCTAAGGAGGAGGCCTCGTTGCTGCTAA